From the genome of Cryptococcus neoformans var. neoformans B-3501A chromosome 1, whole genome shotgun sequence, one region includes:
- a CDS encoding hypothetical protein (Similar to gi|46101872|gb|EAK87105.1| hypothetical protein UM06201.1 [Ustilago maydis 521], FASTA scores: opt: 2221, E(): 2.1e-125, (71.882% identity (89.429% similar) in 473 aa overlap (5-476:4-474)); HMMPfam hit to TIP49, TIP49 C-terminus, score: 747.2, E(): 8.9e-222): MSMAASSSTATVQPSGIITQPPPPSTLREQRIATHSHIKGLGLADDGTAMSSSQGFIGQILAREALGLHLSLLKGGKYSGRPLLLVGPPGTGKTALALALSQELGSKVPFCAMVGSEVYSGEVKKTEVLGSCFRRAIGLRIKETKEVYEGEVTELTPSEAENPLSGYGKTISHVIVGLKTVKGTKQLRLDPSVYESIQKERVVVGDVIYIEANTGAVKRVGRSDAYASEYDLEAEEYVPLPKGDVHKRKELVQDVTLHDLDMANARPQGGQDIMSVMGQLVKGGRTEVTDKLRREINKVVDRYIEQGVAELVPGVLFIDEVHMLDMECFTYLNRALESPMSPYVVLASNRGISTIRGTEYDGVAGSASEGIRAPHGLPVDLLDRCMIVKTQLYTRDEIRRIVEMRCKVEGIAISSEAVDKLADEGERSSLRYALQLLTPAGIVSKNKGKGEVGVADVEELGELFLDAKRSAGVLRSTEDFEKRY, from the exons ATGTCAATGGCAGCATCGTCATCCACGGCAACAGTCCAGCCATCGGGTATCATCACCCAGCCCCCACCTCCATCCACCCTGCGCGAACAGCGAATTGCAACTCACTCCCACATCAAAGGCCTCGGTCTTGCTGATGATGGTACAGCCATGTCCTCGTCCCAGGGTTTTATCGGACAGATTCTCGCCCGTGAAGCCCTCGGATTGCACTTGAGCTTGCTGAAAGGTGGCAAGTACTCGGGTAGGCCACTGCTGCTTGTTGGCCCTCCTGGAACGGGAAAGACGGCGCTCGCTTTGGCGTTGAGTCAAGAGTTGGGCAGCAAGGTGCCGTTCTGTGCGATGGTTGGAAGTGAAGTGTACTCTGGAGAGGTTAAGAAGACTGAAGTCCTGGGAAGCTGCTTCCGAAGGGCTATCG GGTTGAGGATTAAGGAGACAAAGGAAGTGTACGAAGGTGAAGTCACCGAACTCACTCCTTCCGAAGCCGAGAACCCCCTCTCTGGGTATGGCAAGACCATTTCTCACGTTATCGTTGGTCTCAAGACCGTCAAGGGTACCAAACAACTCCGTCTCGACCCCTCCGTGTACGAATCCATCCAAAAAGAGcgagttgttgttggagaCGTTATTTACATTGAAGCCAACACTGGCGCCGTCAAGCGTGTTGGTCGGTCCGACGCTTATGCCTCAGAATATGACCTTGAAGCCGAAGAGTATGTGCCCTTGCCTAAAGGAGATGTGcacaagaggaaggagttggTACAGGACGTGACGCTGCACGATCTGGATATGGCCAATGCCAGACCTCAAGGCGGACAGGATATCATGAGTGTGATGGGTCAACTGGTAAAAGGCGGCAGGACAGAGGTAACAGACAAGTTGAGAAGGGAGATTAACAAGGTTGTGGACCGGTATATTGAGCAAGGTGTGGCGGAACTTGTCCCTGGTGTGTTGTTCATTGACGAG GTGCATATGCTTGACATGGAATGCTTCACCTACCTCAACCGTGCCCTCGAATCCCCCATGTCCCCCTACGTCGTCCTCGCCTCTAACCGAGGGATCTCCACCATCCGCGGCACAGAATACGACGGTGTCGCCGGTTCCGCTTCCGAAGGTATCCGTGCTCCCCACGGTCTGCCCGTCGATTTGCTCGATAGGTGCATGATTGTCAAGACCCAGTTGTACACCCGAGACGAGATTCGTCGTATCGTGGAGATGCGATGCAAGGTGGAAGGGATTGCGATCTCCTCGGAAGCGGTGGACAAGCTTGCGGATGAAGGGGAGAGAAGTAGTTTGAGATACGCTTTACAGCTCTTGACGCCCGCAGGGATTGTTAGCAAGAACAAGGGTAAGGGAGAGGTTGGTGTGGCGGATGtggaagagttgggagaACTGTTCTTGGATGCTAAACGGTCGGCGGGCGTGTTGAGAAGCACTGAAGATTTCGAGAAGAGGTATTAG